In one Denitratisoma sp. genomic region, the following are encoded:
- a CDS encoding DUF4863 family protein: MGNITVEEFTTLIAGVTGRIAGQTLDSQLDARLNAEFPADGAEFNKIFEACKDAIAAGWMCNREAGGIKFGRVIKPTDAIHGFSVDVVVMDDCKGPHHRHTNGEIDMIMPLDDGAKFDGRGKGWLVYPAGHAHFPTVTGGKAIVLYLLPGGAIEFTK; the protein is encoded by the coding sequence ATGGGAAATATCACAGTCGAGGAATTCACCACCCTGATCGCCGGCGTCACCGGCCGCATCGCCGGCCAGACGCTGGACAGCCAGCTCGATGCCAGGCTGAATGCCGAATTTCCGGCCGACGGCGCCGAGTTCAACAAAATCTTCGAAGCCTGCAAGGACGCCATCGCTGCCGGCTGGATGTGCAACCGCGAGGCGGGCGGCATCAAGTTCGGCCGCGTCATCAAGCCTACCGACGCCATCCACGGCTTCAGCGTCGATGTCGTCGTGATGGACGACTGCAAGGGACCCCACCACCGCCACACCAACGGCGAGATCGACATGATCATGCCGCTCGATGATGGTGCGAAGTTCGATGGTCGCGGCAAGGGCTGGCTGGTCTATCCGGCCGGCCACGCCCACTTCCCGACCGTGACCGGCGGCAAGGCCATCGTGCTCTACCTGCTGCCGGGCGGGGCGATCGAATTCACGAAATAG
- a CDS encoding helix-turn-helix transcriptional regulator → MTAELSPSPAEPPHDDQSYLQQLGARVRDARTRHGLSRKALAAKSGVSERYLAQLESGQGNISILLLRQVSAALETPLTELLSERDGHPIELTLLIQYLEKLSPKKLTQARAILSSAFGEQDPLERRHRIALIGLRGAGKSTLGRRLAESLGVHFVELDDEIEREAGVPASEIFSLYGQNAYRRFEKRCLERIVEHHEHVVIAAGGGIVNDPPTYELLRSACYTVWIKASPEEHMQRVIAQGDLRPMTGREEAMADLRRILAERNELYGLADAIIDTSNKTVDASQEELQNMYNIST, encoded by the coding sequence ATGACGGCCGAACTGTCCCCGTCCCCTGCCGAGCCGCCGCACGACGACCAGTCCTACCTGCAACAACTGGGTGCCCGCGTCCGGGATGCCCGCACCCGTCACGGCCTGTCGCGCAAGGCGCTGGCGGCCAAGTCCGGCGTCTCCGAGCGCTACCTGGCCCAGCTCGAAAGCGGCCAGGGCAACATCTCCATCCTGCTCCTGCGCCAGGTGTCGGCCGCCCTCGAAACGCCGCTGACCGAACTGCTCAGCGAACGCGACGGCCACCCCATCGAACTGACCCTGCTGATCCAGTATCTGGAGAAGCTCTCGCCGAAGAAGCTGACCCAGGCGAGAGCCATCCTGTCCAGCGCCTTCGGCGAGCAGGATCCCCTCGAACGGCGCCACCGCATCGCTCTCATCGGTCTGCGCGGCGCCGGCAAGTCCACCCTCGGCCGGCGCCTTGCCGAGAGCCTCGGCGTTCATTTCGTCGAACTGGACGACGAGATCGAGCGCGAGGCCGGCGTGCCCGCCTCGGAGATCTTCTCGCTCTATGGCCAGAACGCCTACCGGCGCTTCGAGAAGCGCTGCCTGGAGCGCATCGTCGAGCACCATGAACATGTCGTCATCGCCGCCGGCGGCGGCATCGTCAACGACCCGCCCACCTACGAGTTGCTGCGCTCGGCCTGCTATACCGTATGGATCAAGGCCAGCCCGGAGGAGCACATGCAGCGGGTGATTGCCCAGGGCGACCTGCGGCCGATGACGGGACGCGAGGAGGCGATGGCCGACCTGCGCCGTATCCTCGCGGAAAGAAACGAACTTTATGGCCTGGCCGATGCCATAATTGACACCTCAAACAAAACAGTTGACGCAAGTCAAGAAGAGCTGCAGAATATGTATAATATTTCGACTTAA
- the boxC gene encoding 2,3-epoxybenzoyl-CoA dihydrolase: protein MITYDTDPSRYAHWRLSFDGPIATLTLDIQEDRGIKPGYKLKLNSYDLGVDMELHDAVQRIRFEHPEVKCVVITSGKSRMFCSGANIYMLGLSTHAWKVNFCKFTNETRNGLEDSSEHSGLKFLAALNGATAGGGYELALACDEIAMIDDRSTAVSLPEVPLLGVLPGTGGLTRLVDKRRMRRDLADVFCTTSEGVRAERAKEWKLVDHIAKPQQFEEMVKARAAELAKKSDRPGGQGISLTPLKRKDDDKGYHYNHVDVEIDRASRTATLTVTAPMGRQPDELEEILTQGARWWPLAVARELDDAILMLRTNDLDVGLWQIRTRGDIAAVLEADATMAKFKDNWFVRETIGMLRRCLRRLDVSSRSMFAVLDEGSCFGGLFFELALAADRSFMLKIEDDFARAPKVALSEANFGLYPMNNGLSRLATRFAGESAPVEAARATLGKMLEADQAAELGLVTFTPDELDWDEEVRIAIEERTALSPDALTGMEASLRFAGSETMDTRIFGRLTAWQNWIFNRPNAVGEAGALKVYGTGAKAKFNWERV from the coding sequence ATGATCACCTACGATACCGACCCATCCCGCTACGCCCACTGGCGACTGAGCTTCGACGGCCCCATCGCCACTCTCACCCTGGACATCCAGGAAGACCGCGGCATCAAGCCCGGCTACAAGCTCAAGCTGAATTCCTACGACCTCGGCGTCGACATGGAACTGCACGACGCCGTGCAGCGCATCCGCTTCGAGCACCCCGAGGTGAAATGCGTCGTCATCACCAGCGGCAAGTCGCGCATGTTCTGCTCCGGCGCCAACATCTACATGCTGGGCCTGTCGACCCACGCCTGGAAGGTGAATTTCTGCAAGTTCACCAACGAGACGCGCAACGGCCTGGAGGATTCCAGCGAGCATTCCGGCCTGAAGTTCCTCGCCGCGCTCAACGGCGCCACCGCCGGCGGCGGTTACGAGCTGGCGCTGGCCTGCGACGAGATCGCCATGATCGACGACCGTTCCACCGCGGTCAGCCTGCCGGAAGTGCCCCTGCTCGGCGTGCTGCCCGGCACCGGCGGCCTCACCCGACTGGTGGACAAGCGCAGGATGCGCCGCGACCTCGCCGACGTGTTCTGCACCACCTCGGAGGGCGTGCGCGCCGAGCGGGCGAAGGAGTGGAAGCTGGTCGACCACATCGCCAAGCCGCAGCAGTTCGAGGAGATGGTCAAGGCGCGCGCCGCCGAACTCGCGAAAAAATCCGACCGCCCCGGCGGCCAGGGCATCAGCCTGACCCCGCTCAAGCGCAAGGACGACGACAAGGGCTACCACTACAACCACGTCGACGTCGAAATCGACCGCGCTTCCCGCACCGCCACGCTGACCGTGACGGCGCCGATGGGCCGCCAGCCGGACGAACTGGAGGAGATCCTCACCCAGGGCGCGCGCTGGTGGCCGCTGGCCGTGGCGCGCGAGCTGGACGACGCCATCCTCATGCTGCGCACCAACGACCTCGACGTCGGCCTGTGGCAGATCAGGACGCGCGGCGACATCGCCGCCGTGCTCGAAGCCGACGCGACCATGGCGAAATTCAAGGACAACTGGTTCGTGCGCGAGACGATCGGCATGCTGCGCCGCTGCCTGCGCCGCCTCGACGTCTCCTCGCGCTCGATGTTCGCCGTGCTCGACGAGGGCTCCTGCTTCGGCGGCCTGTTCTTCGAGCTGGCGCTCGCCGCCGACCGCAGCTTCATGCTGAAGATCGAGGACGATTTCGCGCGCGCGCCGAAGGTGGCGCTGTCGGAAGCCAACTTCGGCCTCTATCCGATGAACAACGGCCTCTCCCGCCTCGCCACGCGCTTCGCCGGCGAGTCCGCCCCGGTGGAGGCCGCCCGCGCCACGCTGGGCAAGATGCTGGAAGCCGACCAGGCCGCCGAACTCGGCCTCGTCACCTTCACGCCGGACGAGCTGGACTGGGACGAGGAAGTGCGCATCGCCATCGAGGAGCGCACGGCGCTGTCGCCCGACGCGCTGACCGGCATGGAAGCCAGCCTGCGCTTCGCCGGCAGCGAGACCATGGACACGCGCATCTTCGGCCGCCTCACCGCCTGGCAGAACTGGATCTTCAACCGGCCCAACGCCGTCGGCGAGGCGGGCGCGCTGAAGGTGTACGGCACGGGCGCCAAGGCCAAATTCAATTGGGAACGCGTATAA
- the boxB gene encoding benzoyl-CoA 2,3-epoxidase subunit BoxB, producing MSIDYSQKIPNNVDLASNKTLQRALEHWQPAYLDWWNEMGPDKTTTAEVYLRTAISVDPKGWAHFDYVKMPEYRWGIFLAPQEAGRTVNFGEHKGQPAWQEVPGEYRSTLRRIIVTQGDTEPASVEQQRHLGMTCPSLYDMRNLFQVNVEEGRHLWAMVYLLHAHFGRDGREEGEALLERRSGDADNPRILTAFNEKTPDWLSFFMFTFITDRDGKFQLAALAESGFDPLARTCKFMLTEEAHHLFVGESGISRIIQRTCEVMAQHKTDDPAKLRSMGVIDLPTLQKYLNFHYSVTSDLYGAEISSNAASFYTNGLKGRYEETKLGDDHRLDTAEYPVMEVVGDRIVTKHVPALTALNERLRDDWVKDVQGGIDRWNKVPEKLGIPFRFTLPHKGFHRKIGIFGELHLSPEGKVISEAEWTHKHRDWLPTEEDRAFVQSLMGRVAEPGKFANWIAPPARGINNQPVDFEYVRFN from the coding sequence ATGAGCATCGATTACAGCCAGAAGATACCCAACAACGTCGACCTCGCGTCGAACAAGACCCTGCAGCGCGCCCTCGAGCACTGGCAGCCCGCCTACCTCGACTGGTGGAACGAGATGGGGCCGGACAAGACCACCACCGCCGAGGTGTACCTGCGCACCGCCATCAGCGTCGACCCGAAGGGCTGGGCGCACTTCGATTACGTGAAAATGCCCGAGTACCGCTGGGGCATCTTCCTCGCCCCGCAGGAGGCCGGCCGCACGGTGAACTTCGGCGAGCACAAGGGCCAGCCGGCCTGGCAGGAAGTGCCGGGCGAGTACCGCTCGACCCTGCGCCGCATCATCGTCACCCAGGGCGACACCGAGCCGGCCTCGGTCGAGCAGCAGCGCCACCTCGGCATGACCTGCCCCTCGCTCTACGACATGCGCAACCTGTTCCAGGTGAACGTCGAGGAAGGCCGTCACCTGTGGGCGATGGTCTACCTGCTGCACGCCCACTTCGGCCGCGACGGCCGCGAGGAAGGCGAGGCCCTGCTCGAGCGCCGCTCGGGCGATGCCGACAATCCGCGCATCCTCACCGCCTTCAACGAGAAGACGCCGGACTGGCTGTCCTTCTTCATGTTCACCTTCATCACCGACCGCGACGGCAAGTTCCAGCTCGCCGCCCTGGCCGAGTCCGGCTTCGATCCGCTGGCGCGCACCTGCAAGTTCATGCTCACCGAGGAGGCGCACCACCTCTTCGTCGGCGAGTCCGGCATCAGCCGCATCATCCAGCGCACCTGCGAAGTCATGGCGCAGCACAAGACCGACGACCCCGCCAAGCTGCGTTCGATGGGCGTCATCGACCTGCCGACGCTGCAGAAGTACCTCAACTTCCACTACAGCGTCACCAGCGACCTGTACGGCGCGGAAATTTCTTCGAACGCCGCCTCCTTCTACACCAACGGCCTGAAGGGCCGCTACGAGGAGACCAAGCTCGGCGACGACCACCGCCTCGACACCGCGGAGTACCCGGTGATGGAAGTGGTCGGCGACCGGATCGTCACCAAGCACGTGCCGGCGCTCACCGCGCTCAACGAGCGCCTGCGCGACGACTGGGTGAAGGACGTGCAGGGCGGCATCGACCGCTGGAACAAGGTGCCGGAGAAGCTCGGCATCCCCTTCCGCTTCACGCTGCCGCACAAGGGCTTCCACCGCAAGATCGGCATCTTCGGCGAGCTGCACCTCAGCCCCGAGGGCAAGGTGATTTCGGAGGCCGAGTGGACGCACAAGCACCGCGACTGGCTGCCCACCGAGGAGGACCGCGCCTTCGTACAGTCGCTCATGGGCCGCGTCGCCGAGCCCGGCAAGTTCGCCAACTGGATCGCCCCGCCGGCGCGCGGCATCAACAACCAGCCGGTGGACTTCGAGTACGTGCGCTTCAACTAA
- the boxA gene encoding benzoyl-CoA 2,3-epoxidase subunit BoxA, with the protein MTEIVKQHLIDPGICIRCNTCEETCPVKAITHDSRNYVVKAEVCNDCRACVPPCPTGAIDNWFPIAPGKPWSIEEQFTWDELPAPAAVPVATAIAEPEDVARLTSEATAGQGGPVAAPWSAEKPAVNLYNEKGPITATVAGNFRLTGDKASADIRHIVLDFGGVHFPLLEGQNIGIVPPGTDAQGRPHHVRLYSVASPRDGERPGYHNCALTVKRVTEDHEKKPVKGVCSNYLCDLKKGDKVQVIGPFGSNFLMPNHAGSSLMMICTGTGSAPMRAMTERRRRRIDLKEGGELMLFFGARAPDELPYFGPLMKLPKEFIDINFAFSRVPGQPKQYVQDRIRERHEDVWRQINDENCYIYLCGLKGMEKGVDEAFRDVCRQHGGDWDALLPQLREKSRYHVETY; encoded by the coding sequence ATGACAGAAATCGTCAAGCAGCACCTCATCGACCCGGGCATCTGCATCCGCTGCAACACCTGCGAGGAGACCTGCCCGGTCAAGGCCATCACCCACGACTCGCGCAACTACGTCGTCAAGGCCGAGGTCTGCAACGACTGCCGCGCCTGCGTGCCGCCCTGCCCCACCGGCGCCATCGACAACTGGTTCCCCATCGCGCCGGGCAAGCCCTGGTCGATCGAGGAACAATTCACCTGGGACGAACTGCCTGCGCCCGCCGCCGTGCCGGTGGCGACGGCCATCGCCGAGCCCGAGGACGTCGCGCGCCTGACCTCGGAGGCCACCGCCGGCCAGGGCGGCCCGGTGGCCGCGCCGTGGTCGGCGGAAAAGCCGGCGGTGAACCTCTACAACGAGAAGGGGCCGATCACCGCCACGGTGGCCGGCAACTTCCGTCTCACCGGCGACAAGGCCAGCGCCGACATCCGCCACATCGTGCTCGACTTCGGCGGCGTACACTTCCCGCTGCTCGAGGGCCAGAACATCGGCATCGTCCCGCCCGGCACCGACGCGCAGGGGCGGCCGCACCACGTGCGCCTGTACTCGGTGGCGAGCCCGCGCGACGGCGAGCGCCCCGGCTACCACAACTGCGCGCTGACGGTGAAGCGCGTCACCGAGGACCACGAGAAGAAGCCCGTGAAGGGCGTCTGCTCGAACTACCTGTGCGACCTGAAGAAGGGCGACAAGGTGCAGGTGATCGGCCCCTTCGGGTCGAACTTCCTCATGCCCAACCATGCCGGCAGCTCGCTGATGATGATCTGCACCGGCACCGGCTCGGCGCCGATGCGCGCCATGACCGAGCGGCGCCGCCGGCGCATCGACCTCAAGGAAGGCGGCGAATTGATGCTGTTCTTCGGCGCCCGCGCGCCCGACGAGCTGCCCTACTTCGGCCCGCTGATGAAGCTGCCGAAGGAGTTCATCGACATCAACTTCGCCTTCTCGCGCGTGCCCGGCCAGCCCAAGCAGTACGTGCAGGACCGCATCCGCGAGCGGCACGAAGACGTCTGGCGCCAGATCAACGACGAGAACTGCTACATCTACCTGTGCGGCCTGAAGGGCATGGAGAAAGGCGTCGACGAAGCCTTCCGCGACGTCTGCCGCCAGCACGGCGGCGACTGGGACGCGCTGCTGCCGCAGCTACGCGAGAAGAGCCGCTACCACGTCGAGACGTACTGA
- a CDS encoding NADP-dependent oxidoreductase yields MKAAFLRRYGGNAVVELGELPAPQAGPGELLVEVHAASVNPVDFKIRDGLLKMIVPFGFPLILGNDFSGVVKAVGAGVTRFRPGDAVFARMDKRRIGAFAEFAVVAEADAAAKPANLTHVEAAAVPLAGLTAWQALFEIGRLQAGQKVLIHGGSGGVGSFAIQLAHHAGATVATTVGARNADLARSLGADVVIDYKAQRFEDVVSGQDLVFDTQAGDIQHRSFAVLRRGGVLVSIAGKPDSRLVREFGLNPLLGVLLDFLGRKTLRLAKRHGVRYEYLFMHPSGEQLAQLGRLLAEGSVRPVIDRVFPLAQVREALAHVEAGHATGKVVVEVKSP; encoded by the coding sequence ATGAAAGCCGCCTTCCTCCGCCGCTACGGCGGCAACGCCGTCGTTGAATTGGGCGAACTGCCGGCGCCGCAGGCGGGGCCGGGCGAGCTGCTGGTGGAAGTGCATGCCGCCAGCGTGAACCCGGTGGACTTCAAGATCCGCGACGGCCTGCTGAAGATGATCGTCCCCTTCGGCTTTCCGCTCATCCTCGGCAACGATTTCTCCGGCGTGGTGAAGGCGGTCGGCGCCGGCGTGACGCGCTTCCGGCCCGGCGACGCGGTGTTCGCGCGCATGGACAAGCGGCGCATCGGCGCCTTCGCCGAGTTCGCCGTGGTGGCCGAGGCGGATGCCGCCGCCAAGCCGGCGAACCTCACGCACGTCGAGGCGGCGGCGGTGCCGCTGGCCGGCCTCACCGCCTGGCAGGCGCTGTTCGAGATCGGCAGACTGCAAGCCGGGCAGAAGGTGCTGATCCATGGCGGTTCGGGCGGGGTGGGCAGCTTCGCCATCCAGCTCGCCCATCACGCCGGCGCGACGGTCGCCACCACCGTCGGTGCGCGCAATGCGGACCTGGCCCGCAGCCTGGGCGCCGACGTCGTCATCGATTACAAGGCGCAGCGCTTCGAGGACGTCGTCAGCGGCCAGGACCTGGTCTTCGACACGCAGGCCGGCGACATCCAGCACCGTTCCTTCGCCGTGCTCAGGCGCGGCGGCGTGCTGGTGAGCATCGCCGGCAAGCCGGACAGCCGGCTGGTGCGCGAATTCGGGCTGAATCCGCTTCTCGGCGTGCTGCTCGATTTCCTCGGCCGCAAGACCCTGCGCCTCGCGAAGCGGCACGGCGTGCGCTACGAATACCTGTTCATGCACCCGAGCGGCGAGCAACTGGCGCAGCTCGGCCGCCTGCTCGCGGAAGGCAGCGTCAGGCCGGTCATCGACAGGGTGTTTCCGCTGGCGCAGGTGCGCGAGGCGCTGGCCCATGTCGAGGCCGGCCACGCCACCGGCAAGGTGGTGGTGGAGGTGAAGTCGCCGTAG
- a CDS encoding alpha/beta hydrolase — MTEMRQHTVQCLSPGGLHRMAYVEWGDPHNPRVLVCVHGLTRNCRDFDVLAQALAGHYRVVCPDVVGRGRSNWLRLKDHYQVQQYVADMVTLIARLGVDEVHWVGTSMGGMIGMALAAQAETPVTRLVLNDVGPVISAAAVKRIGEYVGLAPQFASFAEAEQYVRLVSAPFGKLTDAQWKHLTEHVTRQKAGGGYEFVYDPGIAEPFRAAMSDEDVLLWPLYDAIRCPTLVVRGAESDLLSHETCLEMGKRGPKALIAEIPGVGHAPMFLDEAQVAIVKEFLLSK; from the coding sequence ATGACCGAAATGCGCCAACACACCGTCCAGTGCCTCAGCCCCGGCGGCCTCCACCGCATGGCCTACGTCGAGTGGGGCGATCCGCACAACCCGCGCGTGCTGGTCTGCGTGCACGGCCTCACGCGCAACTGCCGCGACTTCGACGTCCTGGCGCAGGCGCTGGCCGGGCATTACCGCGTCGTCTGTCCCGACGTCGTCGGCCGCGGCCGCAGCAACTGGCTGCGCCTCAAGGACCATTACCAGGTGCAGCAGTACGTCGCCGACATGGTGACGCTGATTGCGCGCCTCGGCGTGGACGAAGTGCACTGGGTCGGCACCTCGATGGGCGGCATGATCGGCATGGCGCTCGCCGCACAGGCGGAGACGCCGGTCACGCGCCTGGTACTGAACGACGTCGGCCCGGTGATCAGTGCCGCAGCGGTGAAGCGCATCGGCGAGTACGTCGGCCTCGCACCGCAGTTCGCCAGCTTCGCCGAGGCCGAGCAGTACGTCCGCCTCGTCAGCGCGCCCTTCGGCAAGCTCACCGACGCGCAGTGGAAGCACCTCACCGAGCACGTCACGCGGCAGAAGGCCGGCGGCGGCTACGAGTTCGTCTACGACCCGGGCATCGCCGAGCCCTTCCGGGCGGCGATGAGCGACGAGGATGTGCTGCTCTGGCCACTCTACGATGCCATCCGCTGCCCGACCCTGGTGGTGCGCGGCGCCGAGTCCGACCTGCTGTCGCACGAGACCTGCCTGGAAATGGGCAAGCGCGGCCCGAAGGCGCTGATCGCCGAGATCCCCGGCGTCGGCCACGCGCCGATGTTCCTCGACGAGGCCCAGGTGGCAATCGTGAAGGAATTCCTGCTCTCGAAATGA
- a CDS encoding FAD/NAD(P)-binding oxidoreductase: MAFTRRRLLSAALAACAAPLFAQQAPALLPPSKGRRVVVVGGGWGGLSAARHLRALAPELEVVLLERNPSFFSMPLSNKWLAGLVDERLLTHDYRAAAQAHGYAFLQAEATAIDRDRRRVHTAQGTLDYDWLVFAIGIRHDYAAWFGEERRAIEQARQNYYCAYTPGGEFRALKAKLENFKGGDLVMTIPPPPYRCQPAPYERALVIGHLFKTRAVPARLTLLDPNQVPQHFADVFEEQYKDQIAVVPHARVKSVDPFAKTLATEFDDIRFDDALLMPPQQAGDLAWQAGLIGRDAQGKPTGWAAQDPLHLHAVGDERVFLVGDLIDRASPLFGHYPKSGHLAARLGRIAAAEIAARSRGQSPETLLPESRCFVTARLAPQELLRFDAHYRLRGDRLIVQTTKQEADYNPRGEDVDWAKGMFGELFG, from the coding sequence ATGGCTTTCACTCGTCGTCGTCTGCTTTCCGCCGCCCTCGCCGCCTGCGCCGCGCCGCTGTTCGCGCAGCAGGCGCCGGCCCTTCTTCCTCCTTCTAAGGGACGGCGCGTGGTGGTCGTCGGCGGCGGCTGGGGCGGGCTGTCGGCGGCGCGCCACCTGCGCGCGCTGGCGCCGGAACTCGAGGTGGTGCTGCTGGAGCGCAACCCGTCCTTCTTCTCCATGCCGCTGTCGAACAAGTGGCTGGCCGGCCTGGTGGACGAAAGGCTGCTGACGCACGACTACCGGGCCGCGGCGCAGGCCCACGGCTACGCCTTCCTCCAGGCCGAAGCCACTGCCATCGACCGCGACAGGCGCCGCGTGCACACCGCGCAGGGCACGCTCGACTACGACTGGCTGGTGTTCGCCATCGGCATCCGCCACGACTACGCCGCCTGGTTCGGCGAGGAACGCCGCGCCATCGAGCAGGCGAGGCAGAACTACTATTGCGCGTACACGCCGGGCGGGGAGTTCCGCGCCCTCAAGGCCAAGCTGGAGAACTTCAAGGGCGGCGACCTCGTCATGACGATTCCGCCGCCGCCCTATCGCTGCCAACCCGCGCCCTACGAGCGGGCGCTCGTCATCGGGCATCTCTTCAAGACGCGCGCCGTGCCGGCGAGACTGACTTTGCTCGACCCCAACCAGGTCCCGCAGCACTTTGCCGACGTCTTCGAGGAGCAATACAAGGACCAGATCGCCGTCGTGCCCCACGCCCGCGTGAAGTCGGTCGATCCCTTCGCGAAGACCCTCGCCACCGAGTTCGACGACATCCGCTTCGACGACGCCCTGCTCATGCCGCCGCAGCAGGCCGGCGACCTGGCCTGGCAGGCGGGGCTGATCGGCCGCGATGCGCAGGGAAAACCCACCGGCTGGGCGGCGCAGGATCCGCTGCATCTCCACGCCGTCGGCGACGAGCGGGTATTTCTCGTTGGCGACCTGATCGACCGCGCCTCGCCCCTGTTCGGCCACTACCCGAAAAGCGGACACCTGGCGGCGCGCCTCGGCCGCATCGCCGCAGCCGAGATCGCCGCCCGCTCGCGCGGCCAGTCGCCGGAAACGCTGCTGCCGGAGAGCCGTTGCTTCGTCACGGCACGGCTGGCGCCGCAGGAGCTGCTTCGCTTCGACGCGCACTACCGCCTGCGCGGCGACAGGCTGATCGTGCAGACGACGAAGCAGGAGGCCGACTACAACCCGCGCGGGGAGGATGTCGACTGGGCGAAGGGGATGTTCGGAGAACTGTTCGGCTAG
- a CDS encoding DUF411 domain-containing protein, translating into MSFEENAAMLKKIALLAALAAPLFARAETLPPVEVFVPKVCLSCIDWAEHLRQNGFKVTVKETDDIDAVKRRFKVPADVESRMTARVAGYFVEGHVPAEDIKDLLKEKPKARGLAVPGLPMGAPGREPTGADGSCESGCIILDQGSGERIARREFFDTLLVLPDGSTKVWARH; encoded by the coding sequence ATGAGTTTCGAAGAGAATGCAGCCATGCTGAAGAAAATCGCCTTGCTTGCCGCGCTGGCGGCGCCCCTTTTCGCCCGCGCGGAGACCCTGCCGCCGGTGGAGGTATTCGTGCCGAAGGTCTGCCTGTCCTGCATCGACTGGGCCGAACACCTGCGCCAGAACGGCTTCAAGGTCACGGTGAAGGAGACCGACGACATCGACGCGGTCAAGCGCCGCTTCAAGGTGCCGGCCGACGTCGAATCGCGCATGACCGCGCGCGTGGCGGGGTATTTCGTCGAGGGCCACGTGCCGGCCGAGGACATCAAGGACCTGCTCAAGGAAAAGCCGAAGGCGCGCGGCCTGGCGGTGCCGGGCCTGCCGATGGGCGCGCCGGGGCGCGAGCCGACCGGCGCCGACGGCAGCTGCGAGAGCGGCTGCATCATCCTCGACCAGGGCAGCGGCGAGCGCATCGCCCGCCGCGAGTTCTTCGACACCCTGCTGGTGCTGCCGGACGGCAGCACCAAGGTGTGGGCGCGGCACTAG